A window of Xylophilus sp. GW821-FHT01B05 contains these coding sequences:
- a CDS encoding MFS transporter, which produces MSGGAYLRAARHATRVQFFCSGFLFATWGVHIPSVRAQYGANEAELGLAMLAAGVGALIGLTQAGRLTGRYGPARVTQIGGPIMALGIALLLALPSYAALLALLVVFGFFNSVFDVAINAEASELERLGGRPLMSGMHGMFSAGGMAGATVGGLLLAWPQRHLALVAVLMAAAALLAARRMLPAPPPGQAGEGSGGFKLPRGMLLVLGLLAGIGLIAEGAMYDWSVLYLQQELGSPQHQAAFAYASFSAAMALTRFGGDWVRARVAPAVLLRGSALLAAAAMLLVLLTSNPWVALAGFALVGVGFANVVPILFSAAARLPGTSPAHAIAAVSSLGYLGFMAGPPVIGLLAQGSSLTAALYLVVGFAVVLAWSARRALGGLSADGAAPE; this is translated from the coding sequence GTGAGCGGCGGCGCCTACCTGCGCGCAGCGCGGCATGCGACGCGCGTGCAGTTCTTCTGCTCGGGCTTTTTATTTGCCACCTGGGGCGTGCACATCCCCAGCGTGCGCGCCCAGTACGGCGCGAACGAGGCTGAGTTGGGCCTGGCCATGCTGGCAGCCGGTGTCGGTGCACTGATCGGCCTGACCCAGGCCGGCCGGCTCACCGGCCGCTACGGGCCGGCGCGGGTGACGCAGATCGGCGGCCCCATCATGGCCCTGGGCATCGCGCTGCTGCTGGCGCTGCCCAGCTATGCCGCATTGCTGGCCTTGCTGGTGGTGTTTGGCTTCTTCAACAGCGTGTTCGACGTGGCCATCAATGCCGAAGCCTCTGAGCTGGAGCGCCTGGGCGGACGGCCGCTGATGAGCGGCATGCACGGCATGTTCAGCGCCGGCGGCATGGCGGGCGCAACGGTCGGTGGACTGCTGCTGGCCTGGCCGCAGCGGCACCTGGCGCTGGTCGCCGTGCTGATGGCCGCCGCCGCTCTGCTCGCGGCGCGCCGCATGCTGCCCGCGCCGCCGCCCGGCCAAGCCGGTGAAGGCAGCGGCGGCTTCAAGCTGCCGCGCGGCATGCTGCTGGTGCTTGGGCTGCTGGCAGGCATCGGACTGATCGCCGAAGGCGCGATGTACGACTGGAGCGTGCTCTACCTGCAACAGGAACTGGGCAGCCCACAGCACCAGGCAGCGTTTGCGTATGCCAGCTTCTCTGCCGCCATGGCACTGACCCGCTTCGGTGGCGACTGGGTGCGCGCCCGCGTTGCACCCGCTGTGCTGCTGCGCGGCAGCGCGCTGTTGGCCGCCGCCGCCATGCTGCTGGTGCTGCTCACCTCCAACCCGTGGGTGGCGCTGGCCGGCTTTGCCTTGGTCGGCGTGGGCTTTGCCAATGTGGTGCCCATCCTGTTCTCGGCTGCCGCGCGCCTGCCCGGCACCAGTCCGGCACATGCGATTGCGGCGGTCTCGTCGCTGGGCTACCTGGGCTTCATGGCCGGGCCGCCGGTAATCGGCCTGCTGGCGCAGGGCAGCTCACTCACCGCCGCGCTCTATCTGGTGGTGGGCTTTGCGGTGGTGCTGGCCTGGAGCGCGCGGCGTGCCCTGGGCGGGCTCAGCGCAGACGGCGCTGCACCAGAATGA